One Georgenia wutianyii DNA segment encodes these proteins:
- a CDS encoding metal ABC transporter permease, whose translation MGEVAGMLGDYTLRTVALGAAVLGLLGGTLGTFAVLRRQSLLSDALAHATLPGVVLGFLVTGTTSGPGLMSGAAVTAALAAGLVLLVVQRTRVKQDAALALVLSVFFGAGTVLLTYVAGTGASGQSGLDRFVLGQAASLVASDVRVMAAVTALVLAVVALTYKELKLVAFDPAFARAVGYPVRWVEALLTGLLVLAIVVGIQTVGVVLVAALLITPAAAARQWTDRLPVMLVLAAVLGAVSGASGAVLSATTTDLPTGPLVVLVATGLLLLSLPARRLRGHRRRTGVAA comes from the coding sequence ATGGGTGAGGTCGCCGGGATGCTCGGGGACTACACGCTGCGCACCGTCGCCCTCGGGGCGGCCGTCCTGGGGCTGCTCGGCGGCACGCTCGGCACCTTCGCGGTGCTGCGCCGCCAGAGCCTGCTCAGCGACGCGCTCGCCCACGCGACGCTGCCCGGCGTCGTCCTCGGGTTCCTCGTCACCGGCACCACGTCCGGCCCCGGCCTCATGAGTGGCGCGGCCGTGACGGCGGCGCTCGCGGCCGGGCTCGTCCTCCTCGTCGTCCAACGCACGCGCGTCAAGCAGGACGCCGCCCTCGCCCTCGTCCTGTCGGTGTTCTTCGGCGCCGGGACCGTGCTCCTCACCTACGTCGCCGGCACCGGGGCGTCCGGGCAGAGCGGCCTGGACCGCTTCGTCCTCGGCCAGGCCGCCAGCCTCGTCGCCTCCGACGTGCGCGTCATGGCCGCGGTCACGGCGCTCGTCCTCGCCGTCGTCGCCCTCACGTACAAGGAGCTCAAGCTCGTCGCCTTCGACCCCGCCTTCGCCCGCGCCGTGGGCTACCCGGTGCGGTGGGTCGAGGCGCTGCTCACCGGTCTCCTCGTCCTGGCCATCGTCGTCGGGATCCAGACGGTCGGCGTCGTCCTCGTCGCGGCCCTGCTCATCACCCCAGCCGCCGCGGCGCGGCAGTGGACCGACCGGCTCCCGGTCATGCTGGTCCTGGCCGCGGTCCTCGGGGCGGTGAGCGGGGCGAGCGGGGCGGTGCTCAGCGCGACGACCACCGACCTGCCCACCGGTCCGCTCGTCGTCCTCGTCGCGACCGGTCTGCTCCTGCTGTCACTGCCCGCCCGGCGCCTGCGCGGACACCGGCGCCGCACGGGGGTGGCGGCGTGA
- a CDS encoding metal ABC transporter ATP-binding protein, whose protein sequence is MSAPLSVHGLTAAYREEPVLWDVSFTVPEGRLVGVVGPNGAGKTTLLKIAMGLLRPVAGTVRVFGRPLERGRRDVGYVPQRGSVDWDFPTNARDVVEMGTYGRLGWLRRPGPAERRTAERCLERVGMLDLADRQIGELSGGQQQRVFLARALAQDARLYLADEPFVGVDHPTERVVVDLLRELRDEGRTVVVVHHDLATVAEYFDTVVLLNRELVAAGPTAEVFTAENIARTYGGAALPFEGSARDG, encoded by the coding sequence ATGAGCGCCCCGCTGTCGGTCCACGGGCTCACGGCCGCCTACCGCGAGGAACCGGTGCTGTGGGACGTGTCCTTCACCGTGCCCGAGGGCCGACTCGTCGGCGTCGTCGGCCCCAACGGTGCCGGCAAGACGACGCTGCTCAAGATCGCCATGGGCCTCCTGCGGCCGGTCGCCGGCACCGTGCGGGTCTTCGGCCGGCCGCTGGAGCGCGGGCGCCGGGACGTCGGCTACGTCCCGCAGCGGGGAAGCGTCGACTGGGACTTTCCGACGAACGCGCGCGACGTCGTCGAGATGGGCACCTACGGGCGCCTGGGCTGGCTGCGCCGCCCCGGCCCGGCCGAGCGGCGCACCGCCGAGCGGTGCCTCGAGCGCGTCGGGATGCTCGACCTCGCCGACCGGCAGATCGGGGAGCTGTCCGGCGGCCAGCAGCAACGCGTCTTCCTCGCCCGGGCGCTGGCCCAGGACGCGCGCCTCTACCTCGCCGACGAGCCGTTCGTCGGCGTCGACCACCCCACCGAGCGCGTCGTCGTCGACCTCCTGCGCGAGCTCCGCGACGAGGGGCGGACCGTCGTCGTCGTCCACCACGACCTCGCCACCGTGGCCGAGTACTTCGACACCGTCGTCCTGCTCAACCGCGAGCTCGTCGCCGCCGGCCCCACGGCCGAGGTCTTCACCGCGGAGAACATCGCCCGCACCTACGGCGGGGCAGCCCTGCCCTTCGAGGGGAGCGCGCGCGATGGGTGA
- a CDS encoding metal ABC transporter permease, which translates to MNVDLVIIVTALLVVAPCALLGCVLLLRRKVMVADAISHAALPGIVVAFLLTGSLGPLAAVAGAAAFGLLTVTLVDLLERSGTVHGDAATGIVFTGLFALGVLLVARFGGDVHLDLEHVLFGEIAFAPLHVLTVGGVDLGPRSWWTTGLVALVAVAAVLLFYKELKVTTFDPALAAVLGLSPVVVQTVLMSLVSLTVVGAFDAVGAILVVALLAGPAATAYLLTDGFGRMLTVALGVGVVAVLGGYGLAVLWDLSIAGMVATVVGALFLLALLVAPRHGLVGGALVRRRRRRELRRRLVTHARRRLGPGATAAQVAARLEWPVSHVERVDGPIE; encoded by the coding sequence GTGAACGTCGACCTCGTCATCATCGTCACCGCCCTGCTCGTCGTCGCGCCGTGCGCGCTGCTCGGCTGCGTCCTCCTGCTGCGCCGCAAGGTCATGGTCGCCGACGCGATCTCCCACGCGGCGCTGCCCGGCATCGTCGTCGCCTTCCTGCTCACCGGCTCGTTGGGCCCGCTCGCCGCCGTCGCCGGCGCCGCGGCGTTCGGGCTGCTCACCGTCACCCTCGTCGACCTCCTCGAGCGCAGCGGCACGGTCCACGGCGACGCCGCCACCGGCATCGTCTTCACCGGGCTGTTCGCCCTCGGGGTACTGCTCGTCGCCCGGTTCGGCGGCGACGTCCACCTCGACCTCGAGCACGTCCTGTTCGGCGAGATCGCCTTCGCGCCGCTCCACGTCCTCACCGTCGGGGGCGTGGACCTCGGGCCGCGCTCCTGGTGGACCACCGGCCTCGTCGCGCTCGTCGCGGTGGCGGCCGTGCTCCTGTTCTACAAGGAGCTCAAGGTGACGACGTTCGACCCCGCGCTCGCCGCCGTCCTCGGCCTGTCCCCGGTGGTCGTCCAGACCGTCCTCATGTCGCTCGTCTCGCTCACGGTCGTCGGCGCCTTCGACGCGGTCGGCGCCATCCTCGTCGTCGCCCTCCTCGCCGGTCCGGCGGCCACCGCCTACCTCCTCACCGACGGCTTCGGTCGCATGCTCACCGTCGCGCTCGGGGTCGGGGTCGTGGCAGTCCTCGGCGGGTACGGCCTCGCCGTCCTGTGGGACCTGTCGATCGCCGGGATGGTCGCCACCGTCGTCGGCGCGCTCTTCCTCCTCGCCCTCCTCGTCGCCCCGCGCCACGGGCTCGTCGGCGGGGCACTCGTGCGCCGTCGCAGGAGGCGCGAGCTGCGTCGCCGGCTCGTCACCCACGCCCGCCGCAGGCTCGGCCCGGGGGCGACGGCGGCGCAGGTCGCGGCCCGCCTGGAGTGGCCTGTCTCGCACGTGGAGCGGGTGGACGGTCCGATAGAATAG